In the Verrucomicrobiia bacterium genome, one interval contains:
- a CDS encoding alpha/beta hydrolase yields the protein MSTFTTRDGTEIYYKDWGSGQPVVFSHGWPLSSDSWDSQMYFLASSGYRCIAHDRRGHGRSGQPWEGNDMDTYADDLAELVERLGLQEAVHVGFSTGGGEVARYIGRHGTKRVAKAVLVSAVTPIMVRTESNPDGVPMEVFDGLRSAHLKDRSQFFKDVPSGPFFGFNRDGAKVSQGMIDSWWMQGMMGGFKNTYDCIKAFSETDLTGDLRKFDVPTLIIHGTDDQIVPIETTGRAAAKLISNARFIEYSGAPHGITDTHKDQLNRDLLEFLRA from the coding sequence ATGAGCACATTCACCACCAGGGACGGCACTGAAATCTACTACAAGGACTGGGGTTCAGGTCAGCCGGTCGTATTCAGTCACGGCTGGCCCCTGAGTTCCGACAGTTGGGATTCGCAGATGTACTTCCTCGCATCGAGTGGCTATCGGTGCATCGCCCATGATCGCCGCGGGCACGGCAGGTCGGGCCAGCCCTGGGAAGGCAACGACATGGACACCTACGCTGACGACCTGGCCGAACTGGTGGAACGACTGGGCTTGCAGGAGGCGGTGCACGTCGGCTTCTCAACCGGAGGCGGCGAAGTCGCCCGCTACATCGGCCGTCACGGCACCAAGCGCGTGGCAAAAGCCGTGCTCGTGAGCGCCGTGACACCGATCATGGTCAGGACGGAGTCCAACCCTGACGGGGTTCCCATGGAGGTCTTCGACGGCTTGCGCAGCGCCCATCTCAAGGATCGCTCCCAATTCTTCAAGGATGTTCCCAGCGGTCCGTTCTTCGGATTCAACCGCGACGGGGCCAAGGTCTCCCAAGGCATGATCGACAGTTGGTGGATGCAGGGCATGATGGGGGGCTTCAAGAACACCTACGACTGTATCAAGGCGTTCTCGGAGACGGATCTCACCGGGGACTTGAGGAAGTTTGACGTGCCGACGCTGATCATCCATGGCACAGACGACCAGATCGTCCCCATTGAGACGACCGGCCGCGCGGCCGCGAAACTGATTTCCAACGCCAGGTTCATCGAGTATTCCGGCGCTCCTCACGGCATCACGGATACCCACAAGGATCAGCTCAACCGGGACCTCCTGGAATTTCTCAGGGCCTGA
- a CDS encoding TonB-dependent receptor, which translates to MSEPGSGEALGAHQKALQINLDPTKYGAFAEIGAGQEVARWFFRVGGASGTIAKSISAYDMTVSDAIYGPTDRYVSRSRLQQMLDHEYALLVERLRHKRGDSTRFFVFADTVAAQSYRHRDECHGWLGVRFQHAPGSDPSDVIVHIRLLDRENLPQQEALGSIGVNLIYAALNLHHDLESFLRSLADDLGHQRVEVDMAKFAGPAFPGFDNRLVSLKLVQLGLTHAAMFTAAGDVVQASEVLYKKNILVERGSFRPPTLATLDMLRCAQAQFVQEPGVDGTDLLVLMEMTLHNLIDDGTIHPRDFLDRVDLLGTLGKTVLISNYGEFHRLASYLFRYTKRRIGIVMGLPSLREIFDEKYYQDLEGGILESFGRLFKNELKLYVYPFQDPATRSVITAGNLRVEPHLRHLYAYLLENHFIQSLREFRPECLPVFSRDVLARLRANHPGWEDLLPPQVAELIKERRLLGYAP; encoded by the coding sequence CTGTCCGAACCCGGCTCCGGTGAGGCCCTCGGCGCCCACCAGAAGGCCCTCCAGATCAATCTCGACCCCACCAAGTACGGCGCCTTCGCGGAAATCGGCGCCGGCCAGGAGGTCGCCCGCTGGTTCTTCCGCGTCGGCGGCGCCTCCGGCACCATCGCCAAAAGCATCTCCGCCTACGACATGACGGTCAGCGATGCCATCTACGGCCCCACCGACCGCTACGTCTCCCGCTCCCGCCTCCAGCAGATGCTCGACCACGAGTACGCCCTCCTCGTGGAACGGCTCCGCCACAAACGCGGCGATTCCACCCGCTTCTTCGTCTTCGCCGACACCGTCGCCGCCCAAAGCTACCGGCACCGCGACGAATGCCACGGCTGGCTCGGTGTCCGCTTCCAGCATGCCCCCGGCAGCGACCCCTCCGACGTCATCGTCCACATCCGCCTCCTCGACCGCGAAAACCTTCCCCAGCAGGAAGCCCTCGGCAGCATCGGCGTCAACCTCATCTACGCCGCCCTCAACCTCCATCACGACCTCGAATCCTTCCTCCGCTCCCTCGCCGACGATCTCGGCCACCAGCGGGTCGAAGTGGACATGGCCAAGTTCGCCGGCCCGGCCTTCCCCGGCTTCGACAACCGCCTCGTCAGCCTCAAGCTCGTCCAGCTCGGCCTCACCCACGCCGCCATGTTCACCGCCGCCGGCGACGTCGTGCAGGCCTCCGAAGTCCTCTACAAAAAGAACATCCTCGTCGAACGCGGCTCCTTCCGCCCCCCCACCCTCGCCACCCTCGACATGCTGCGCTGCGCCCAGGCCCAGTTCGTCCAGGAACCCGGCGTCGATGGCACCGACCTCCTCGTCCTCATGGAGATGACCCTCCACAACCTCATCGACGACGGCACCATCCATCCCCGCGACTTCCTCGACCGCGTCGATCTCCTCGGCACCCTCGGCAAAACCGTCCTCATCTCCAACTACGGCGAATTTCATCGCCTCGCCTCCTATCTCTTCCGCTACACCAAACGCCGCATCGGCATCGTCATGGGCCTCCCCAGCCTCCGCGAAATCTTCGACGAGAAATACTACCAGGACCTCGAAGGCGGCATCCTCGAATCCTTCGGCCGCCTCTTCAAAAACGAACTCAAACTCTACGTCTATCCCTTCCAGGACCCCGCCACCCGCTCCGTCATCACCGCCGGCAATCTCCGCGTCGAACCCCACCTCCGCCATCTCTACGCCTATCTCCTCGAAAACCATTTCATCCAGAGCCTCCGCGAATTCCGTCCCGAATGCCTCCCCGTCTTCTCCCGCGACGTCCTCGCCCGCCTCCGCGCCAACCACCCCGGCTGGGAGGATCTCCTCCCCCCCCAGGTCGCCGAACTCATCAAGGAACGCCGCCTTCTTGGCTACGCTCCCTGA